One segment of Gemmatimonadota bacterium DNA contains the following:
- a CDS encoding SprT-like domain-containing protein has protein sequence MQLALWAEPAALPAPARRLPGPRAVPPRPPVPATPADTLHARLTALGLPPVPRFEVHQNQQLMLSWLPGRRLRIHEGYASAPDDVLRAIVTFLAPGVRRAARLAARRLFLAFPVESHVPVRPARPPRVRAADRPVLARITALVAELNTEHFDGALPPLPIRLSSRMRRRLGELRLERTSGRAVHIGLNRRHVLHDPWPEVRDTVLHELVHQWQAETGRPVDHGAEFRRKAREVGIQPRAVRTD, from the coding sequence GTGCAGCTGGCGCTGTGGGCTGAGCCGGCCGCGCTCCCGGCGCCGGCCCGCCGCCTGCCGGGGCCCCGAGCCGTCCCGCCGCGGCCGCCGGTCCCCGCCACCCCCGCCGACACCCTGCATGCCCGCCTCACGGCACTTGGGCTCCCGCCGGTGCCTCGCTTCGAGGTGCACCAGAACCAGCAGCTCATGCTCTCCTGGCTGCCGGGCCGCCGGCTCCGCATCCACGAGGGCTACGCCAGCGCCCCGGACGACGTGCTTCGCGCCATCGTGACCTTTCTGGCGCCCGGCGTGCGGCGGGCGGCGCGCCTCGCGGCGCGGCGGCTCTTCCTGGCCTTCCCGGTGGAGTCGCACGTCCCCGTGCGGCCGGCGCGCCCACCCCGCGTCCGCGCCGCCGACCGCCCGGTCCTCGCGCGGATCACCGCGCTGGTGGCGGAGCTCAACACCGAGCACTTCGACGGGGCGCTGCCCCCGCTGCCGATCCGGCTCTCCTCGCGCATGCGGCGCCGGCTCGGGGAGCTGCGGCTGGAGCGGACCAGCGGCCGGGCGGTGCATATCGGCCTCAACCGGCGCCACGTGCTGCATGACCCGTGGCCCGAGGTGCGCGACACCGTGCTGCACGAGCTGGTGCACCAGTGGCAGGCCGAGACCGGCCGCCCGGTGGACCACGGGGCCGAGTTCCGCCGCAAGGCCCGCGAGGTCGGGATCCAGCCCCGGGCGGTGCGGACGGACTGA
- a CDS encoding metallophosphoesterase — translation MTDVVIAHLSDIHFGVRCDMVQLADLEAFLPSLQPTVIVVSGDVAQRARHGEFQGARRYLDVLGRAAPWHLIPGNHDVQWWRSPLGVLGQRVKYGKWRRYFGEDLTPVLELDQVVVAGLLSANGFSWGSLTYNPNDTTVKGHLPAAEVARVRARLAQVAPHKVRVAVLHHNVLPGVVSRRWGLARPHAAQRALLTLDADLVLCGHDHTEGAGQLDGRLVVSTAGTHSVRTRGGRPSAFNLIRVTPDQVAIEHYVYAREAHTFRRGDVSLFSRYRRAAGAVG, via the coding sequence GTGACCGACGTCGTCATCGCGCACCTCTCGGATATCCACTTCGGGGTCCGCTGCGACATGGTCCAGCTGGCGGACCTCGAGGCCTTCCTTCCCAGTCTGCAGCCCACGGTCATCGTGGTCTCCGGCGACGTGGCGCAGCGGGCGCGCCACGGCGAGTTCCAGGGTGCCCGCCGCTACCTCGACGTCCTCGGCCGCGCCGCGCCCTGGCACCTCATCCCCGGCAACCACGACGTGCAATGGTGGCGCAGCCCCCTCGGCGTGCTGGGCCAGCGGGTCAAGTACGGCAAGTGGCGGCGGTACTTCGGCGAGGACCTCACCCCGGTGCTCGAGCTCGACCAGGTGGTGGTGGCCGGCCTGCTCTCCGCCAACGGCTTCTCCTGGGGCTCCCTCACCTACAACCCCAACGACACCACCGTGAAGGGGCACCTCCCCGCGGCGGAGGTGGCGCGGGTCCGCGCCCGGCTGGCGCAGGTGGCGCCGCACAAGGTCCGGGTGGCGGTGCTGCACCACAACGTGCTGCCCGGGGTGGTCTCGCGCCGCTGGGGCCTGGCGCGGCCCCACGCCGCGCAGCGCGCGCTGCTCACCCTCGACGCCGACCTGGTGCTCTGCGGCCACGACCACACCGAGGGGGCGGGGCAGCTCGACGGCCGCCTGGTGGTGAGCACCGCCGGGACCCACTCCGTCCGGACCCGCGGCGGGCGGCCATCGGCCTTCAACCTGATCCGTGTCACGCCGGACCAGGTGGCCATCGAGCACTACGTCTACGCCCGCGAGGCGCACACCTTCCGCCGCGGCGACGTCTCGCTCTTCTCCCGCTATCGCCGTGCAGCTGGCGCTGTGGGCTGA